The following coding sequences are from one Humulus lupulus chromosome X, drHumLupu1.1, whole genome shotgun sequence window:
- the LOC133804048 gene encoding protein NRT1/ PTR FAMILY 4.5-like, translating into MEVSRDFESGGTTEPKKAIRRGGNRAALFVYIMEGLENMAFVSNAISLVIYFFSYMNYSLTKSSTMLTNLLGTASLLSLLGGFICDTYLTRFATAVIFAFIELGGYIILLVQAHRPDLRPPQCLSITHQCEGASASEAAMLYTGLYLLALGTGGVKAALPALGADQFDERNPKEAKQLSSYFNWFIFSLTIGSILAVTLVVWISTNKGWDWAFGVCTIALFLSIVFICLGKPFYRNNVPKGSPLLRFLRVFVASFRNRKLSTPENADELHEVYLDKEATLHHEILQRTDQFKFLDRAAVIRRTDDGASMTRATDSGLQWRLCTVTEVEETKILIRMLPIILSTIFMNTCLAQLQTFSVQQSTTMDRNFIGFKIPGPSIPVIPLLFMFVLIPIYDRLFVPIARRVTGIPTGIRHLQRIGIGLVLSAISMTVAGIVEKKRRNVAIDHGMVDSPDALPMSVFWLGFQYAIFGAADMFTLVGMLEFFYAESSAGMKALSTAISWCSLAFGYFLSTVVVEIVNKVSGGWLANNNLNRDKLENFYWLLAVLSVVNFGVYVMCASWYKYKKVEMIKKDDANSTSLGN; encoded by the exons ATG GAGGTTAGTAGAGATTTTGAAAGTGGTGGCACTACCGAGCCAAAGAAAGCAATCAGGCGAGGAGGAAATAGAGCTGCTCTTTTTGTATATA TAATGGAGGGGCTGGAAAACATGGCGTTTGTGTCAAACGCAATTAGCCTGGTGATATACTTCTTCAGCTACATGAATTACAGCCTAACAAAATCGTCGACCATGCTCACCAATCTCCTAGGAACTGCCTCTTTACTATCCCTCCTCGGCGGTTTCATATGTGACACCTATTTAACCAGATTTGCAACCGCTGTTATTTTCGCTTTCATTGAATTAGGG GGATATATAATTCTACTAGTGCAAGCCCACCGTCCGGATCTAAGACCGCCTCAGTGCCTAAGCATCACACACCAATGCGAAGGTGCGTCCGCAAGCGAAGCAGCAATGCTATACACAGGGCTGTACCTTCTAGCCCTGGGAACCGGAGGAGTCAAAGCTGCTCTGCCAGCCTTGGGGGCTGACCAGTTCGACGAGAGGAACCCGAAAGAAGCAAAACAATTGTCCAGTTACTTCAACTGGTTCATATTCAGCCTTACCATCGGTTCAATCTTGGCTGTCACCTTGGTCGTATGGATAAGCACCAATAAGGGCTGGGACTGGGCCTTCGGCGTTTGCACCATAGCTCTTTTTCTTTCCATCGTTTTTATTTGTTTGGGGAAGCCTTTTTATCGGAATAACGTTCCCAAAGGAAGCCCACTCCTTCGTTTTCTAAGG GTTTTCGTGGCCTCTTTTCGAAATCGAAAACTTTCAACTCCAGAAAATGCAGATGAATTACATGAGGTTTATCTGGACAAAGAAGCTACCTTACATCATGAGATCCTTCAAAGAACAGACCAATTCAA GTTCTTGGACCGAGCAGCTGTGATAAGAAGAACAGACGATGGTGCATCAATGACAAGAGCCACCGATTCAGGATTACAATGGAGACTGTGTACAGTTACTGAAGTGGAAGAGACAAAGATCCTAATTCGCATGCTACCGATCATACTGAGCACAATCTTCATGAACACGTGCTTGGCACAACTCCAAACCTTCTCAGTCCAACAGAGCACCACCATGGACAGAAACTTCATTGGCTTCAAAATTCCCGGACCCTCAATCCCTGTCATCCCTCTCCTCTTTATGTTCGTTCTCATCCCTATATATGACCGACTCTTCGTCCCAATCGCGCGAAGAGTTACTGGTATCCCCACCGGCATCCGCCACCTCCAGCGCATTGGGATTGGCCTAGTTCTCTCGGCTATCTCCATGACGGTTGCGGGGATAGTAGAAAAGAAGCGCAGGAACGTCGCCATTGACCATGGCATGGTCGATAGCCCTGATGCCTTACCAATGAGCGTGTTCTGGCTTGGGTTCCAGTATGCCATATTTGGGGCGGCGGACATGTTTACCCTTGTCGGGATGTTGGAGTTCTTCTATGCAGAGAGCTCAGCAGGAATGAAGGCGCTGAGCACCGCCATCTCGTGGTGCTCGTTGGCGTTTGGGTACTTCTTGAGCACGGTGGTGGTGGAGATCGTCAACAAGGTCAGCGGGGGATGGTTAGCCAACAATAATCTCAATAGGGATAAGTTGGAAAACTTCTACTGGTTATTGGCCGTGTTGAGTGTTGTAAATTTTGGAGTTTATGTGATGTGTGCATCTTGGTACAAGTATAAGAAGGTGGAAATGATCAAGAAAGATGATGCTAATTCTACTTCCCTAGGAAATTAA